The genome window GAATCTGGCAGAGGTCTATACGGTGGTCGGACAGCAGCGAATGGCCCACGGCCGCTATGAAGATGCTGCGACGAGTTTTGACGGTGCACGCGAACTTTACCCCGAGGTCCAACGATACAGCATTTTACGCAGCATCGCCCTCTACTCTGCACGGCAGTATGATGCAGCCGTTGTCGAACTTGAGAGGGCGCAGGGGCTTGGAGGCGATACGCCGGATTTGCTCTACGTTCTCGGCAGGGCCCACTATGATATGGGGAATCTGACAGATGCCCTTGCTGCATGGGATCAGGCCCTTGGGCTTGATCCCGGTCGCAAGGATATTGCTGCCGCAGCGGAAAAGGCTCGCCGTGAGCTGTCGGTCGAGGGAGGCATGGAACACGGCTTCAGTTCGCGCTTCATGATTTCCTATGATGGCGATGAGCGATCGCAACTTGCCGACCAGGTTCTGGATATCCTCGAAACCGCATATAATCGCGTTGGCTCCGATCTCTCCCATTTCCCCGTGACTCGGGTTCCGGTGCTTATTTACACCAGAACCGATTACCGGAAGGTCACCAAGAGCCCTGACTGGTCGGGTGGATTGTATGACGGCAAGATCCGCTTGCCGCTTGGAGGAGTCACTGAAGTGCATGAGGGCCTCCGTTCCCTGCTCTTTCATGAATACACCCATGTCGTTATTCACGAACTCACTTCGGGGAACTGCCCAACCTGGCTCAATGAGGGGC of Geobacter sp. contains these proteins:
- a CDS encoding tetratricopeptide repeat protein; this translates as MGWNTVMPVRFPIFLVVCAFLATVLACTPASANDPFLLNDYAQQLLRKGEPEKALEQLQQAYSLFPYNETLRRNLAEVYTVVGQQRMAHGRYEDAATSFDGARELYPEVQRYSILRSIALYSARQYDAAVVELERAQGLGGDTPDLLYVLGRAHYDMGNLTDALAAWDQALGLDPGRKDIAAAAEKARRELSVEGGMEHGFSSRFMISYDGDERSQLADQVLDILETAYNRVGSDLSHFPVTRVPVLIYTRTDYRKVTKSPDWSGGLYDGKIRLPLGGVTEVHEGLRSLLFHEYTHVVIHELTSGNCPTWLNEGLAELEGRREFSHPLTELAAAVNSGDLLPLSLLEGSFSSLSSQKAILAYQQSYSFVDYLVQTYGWYKVKDLLVALGSGMTVSASFESAFHDLMVDYAGAYHEWVDHVQKEYRR